The following nucleotide sequence is from Bacteroidota bacterium.
AGAAGTAAGACTATTGTAATAAGCTAAATCAAAATCAACATACCTTAAAAACTCATGAATTATTTCTTCTGCTGGCAGAAGATTTTGTAAGCCTACTATTTTTCCAATTTCAGAAATATAATCCTGAAGGCCGTTTGTTGATGATCTATTCGGATGATTTTTAGTTGGTTTTAATTCTAATACAGAAAAACATTCAAAATTATCGCACCAACCTGTTGGAGTTAAATTACCGGAACCAGTAATAAAAAGAAGTGTTCGATTTCTGTTTTCATCTTCAACCAGAATGAAAATATGTTTAGGATGAAAATTGCAGATTGCACCGATAGCAGATGGAACTTTCAAGCAATAGATGTCGTACCCTAATGTGGGAGCCTGTGTATTGTCCTTGGCATAATAATCACAGAATACTGCCACCGGTGGAATCAGGTTTTCTTTAGCACAGTACCGCCATAAAATTTTGTTGTAAATAGCTTCATCCCTGAAATCTTTACCGGGGACAAATAAGGGCATCACGAAATTCTCAAAAAATAAAGGGTCGAAATTAAAAGTATGAAAAACAGCAGCAATTACTTTTCTATTCTTGATAGCTTCTTTGATATGATCCCTCAGAATTATTCTTTCCATCTTAATTGAGCTGTTTGTGTAAAGAGATAAAAGTGGAAAAGAAATAATTGAAATCGTTTTGTGTTTCAGGGTCGTATTCTTCTCTGAAAAAAGCACCCTCAAAATGGTTTACTTCCAAGCCTTTCTCTGTGAACTGCATCCAAGCAGCAGAATTACGCCTTGCGGCAACTTCCTCATTCCGCTTAACCAGACCTAATACCAATTCATAGTTACTGAGAGTTAAAAGTGTGGCAAGTGACCTTGTAGTTTCATCAAAACCTTTGGATTCAAATGTTGACCTCCAATTTTTGATATAAGGATCAGTTTCTATTTCTTCATTCTTCCAGTAGGATTTAGTTTGTAGGTATCTAAATATTCTGTTCAAGGGGCAGATAACTTTTTCTGTATTTGCAATGTAGCCCAGTATAGCTTTAAAGTTTGAGTTACTGCTTGCATCGGTTAATGCCTGAATGAGTTCGTAAAAACTAAGGTCTCTGAAATCAGGGTTATTATCAATCTGATTCAATAATTCTTTGCCGCAAGTATCATCCAAAAGTTTTTCTATAAATAGCTTCTTCTCGGTACCTGACGGCTTTTGCAAAAAATCTGACCATTCATCCATTTTATCAGATTCAATATATGCAGGTTGAGCATCTCTTTTTTTACTCAGTAAAGTGGCCTGGCGAAGAAATGCATCATTATTTAAAACTTTAGGAATATAGACATTTGAATATTCTGGCATTTCTGTAAGCCTCATTTCTGAAAATGGGCTGTTGTATTTACCCCATATACCGTATGCTTTTTGATTTGATAATAGCTGGTCAGCTATTGCTGATGAAATTCTCACAGATGCCGGGTTGCCGGACATCAACTTTCTTACTTTATCTACTCCGTTAAATCCTTCTTTTTGATAGCTTTTATAACGAGTGTACGCCATCATCTGCTCAAAACGCAAAAAGAAAGGTTCAAACTGTTTGTCTTCAATTTTTAATTCCTTTTTTAACGCATAGGCCAAACACAAAATTTGAAAATCTTTAATACTACCTGATACTGTTGAAAGATATGGTATGAGCTTTCTGCCAGCCGCTTGCCAAACCACCTGAAATCCCAATGGATCACGGGAACCTTTTATCGAATAGTTAGGGTCTTGTTCTGTGATGAAATACATTCAACTAATATTTAGGATAAGTTTAAAATAGTTTGACACCTCTTCCGAAATCGTTGTAAAGTGAAGTATGTCTTTGTCTGCGATAAGCAATGTGCAAAGCCTGGCTCTGGAAGTAGCTACGTTAAACCTGTTTATTTGTAATGCAAACGGTATGCTTTCAGTTGGTATGAAGAAAATACAGAAGTCTGTTGTTAAGCCTTGTATTCTGTCTATCGTTTCTACCAATACATCTTCTGTATTTGAGCATTTGGAAAAAATCTCTTTTTGTAGAAAACGAATTGTATCCCGGTTAAATGCCAATACAGCGATTTCAGCTTTAGCATTATATTGCTTTAACTCATTAACCAATTCAACAATAAATTTAGAGCACTCGCCTGAAGGTATTCGACCATCTGGTAATTCAAACATCTTTAATGAAGTACCCCCATTAGTTTGGAATGTATTTTTTAGCAATGGAAACTGACTGAAGTTCAATGGGAGCTGGGCATCTGATTTGCTCTTTAACATCCCAGAATAAAAAGAGTTAGTTGCATCAACACTGTTTTGTGTTAGCCGGTATGAATCGGTAAGTATGTATTGCTTTGTATTTGGCAAATAGTAACTTATCGCTTTTAGGCCGCAAACCATCCAGTGGTAATTGTTGATGTCCTCAGGTGCATATTCTTTATGAAAAATAGGTTCAAGCTGTTTTATGTCGCCTATGATTATACATTTCTTACCCAGCTTTCTCGCTAATGCAATCGTAGATAAAAACGCCTGACTTGCTTCTTCGATAATAATGTAATCAAAATGATCATCAACCATTGCCTTTGAAGCAATCTGAGACATGATGTAGTAGGTAGACAATAACATTTGAGGCTTCTGTTGACTAATGCTTTTAAAAGCCTTTATACCTCTTATTTTCTTGTTCTTTGATTCATCGGCAGTCAGAGCTGATTTAAATATTTTACCTTCTGCTAATCCTGTTTTCAGATGCTCTTTTTCTGCCAATTCAACTAAAGCCCTGTTGGTTAGAGCAGTTACTAATATCCTGTAATCTGTTTTTAAAAAGGCACTACAAAGTTGTGACATCAGATACGTTTTACCTGTGCCGGGTGGACCTTGTATGATGATTATTTCATTTTGAATTAAATCGGTTTGAATGTTTGTTACAATATCTTCATTGACAACTAATGGTATAGGTTTCCATTTTGCTTCATTAATATCTAAGGACAATATCTCATTTGAATTTGCAGGTGTTTCCTTTAAGAAATTTAGAAGATTCAATAGATAATTTAGTGGTGGGTCGGTGGGTGCTAAAAATACCAATGCATCCTTCTGATATTTTTCGACATCTTCAACCTTTACACCGGACAAGCCAACAATGGAGTGATCCTTTTCATAAGTGAAGAAAACCGTTTTTGATTCAAATTGTGCATTAACTTTTGTTCTTAAATCTTTGTAGGTTAAACCGCCCCAATTTCTCACCGCATCGTTCTGCATCTCGGAAACGAAACACTGAAAGTGCTCGTTTTTTCTTGGAGGTAAACATATCTTATGATCAAACTTAACAATCAGATTACCCCTCGCTTCATCAAAACCCTGGTAACGGCATAAATACAGTTGACCATCAACAAACATTTTAGCAGCTTGTTTCCTAAGTAGCTTTTCAAACTCATTTGTTTGATAGGTTAATTCATCCTGAATAAGATTTTGGTGTTTATTACTATTGATAATCATCTTCAGGGTTTAGTAGTTTAAATATGTCATTTGATTTCTTCCTGGAATTATCTCTATCAATCACCAGCAGGTGTTTATTTGCATCTCGATTATGTTCGCAGAAATCAAATAAATCTTCCATCGTTTTTTCATATTGATAAGCAAGCAAATGACTTGTGTTCAGACTCAATATTTCTTCAGCCGTTTGGTATATTTTTATTGGTGTCTTTGTGCCAAAATCCAATGCCATTTTAAACCCTTCATCTCGCATTCGTAAGATTTCATTCGTATGTATATACGCAAATGAACCTCTTGCACTATGTACAAAATACTTTTCGTTTTCGTTTATTAACTGGTTAAAGTCCTTGTCTGCTGTATCAAATTGAATTATTGTCGCCTTAGCTAACTTCAACTTCGCAATTAAATTGTATAATTTCTGCTTTTCCTTTGGGTGGCTTTTAGAAAGTTCCAAAATGTTTTTCAATTCCGGAATGTGTTCAGCCCATTCAGTATTCTCTAACTCGGAGCTAATAAAGTTTTCAACTTCTTTTATGAAATCATATTCAGTTTCATCCTTATCCTTTTTTTGGCCAGCATCCTGATTATTCTCTTTTGCCGAATTGTCTTCTTCCTCGGAGTCACCAAATTGAGCTGATGAATTAGCTTGGCTTGACTTGCTTGGGCGAATCGATTCTTTTAAAGAAATAACTTTTTCCTGAATTGCGGCGTAAATGGGTAAGGACTTAACCATTTCTAAACTGAGGCCGACCGATTCAAGATACTCGTTTACTTGATAATCAGAAAGCTCCAAGAGTAATTGGATTTCCTGTTCCAATCCATTACACTTTAAGAAAGATGTTAAATAATGTGATATATTAAATCGTTCAAGTGGATTTTGCCAGCTATTTGTAAAATAAAACCCTTCGTCTGATAAATAATATTTTACACTTGAACCTTTAATTTCAATATCTCCATAATTTAAAATCAAAAGAATCTCTTTACAAATGTAGAACTTGAAATTTTCAACACTTTTATATGCTTTGCTGAGATAATCTTCTTCGACCTTAATCTTCATTCTTGATCGAAGTATTAATGACAGTGCTGGTAGAAACTCTAATATTTTGATTGATAGTTTTACATCTTCTTTTTCCTCTTTTACTTTATAATCACATTTGTCAACTATCGGAACCCGAAATAATGAAAATAACTTTTCTACTTTATCATCTAAATTTACGTTTTTAGGAATTAATATGGATGGTATTTTATCATTATATTCATTAAAACCTTCAATTCTCAACCAAATTACTTCCGAGTTTTTTCTCGAAACAAAATCATTACATAAGAATTTACTTTTTTTCGCCCAATCTTTGATTTCCTTTTCTTCCTGAATTGTCAATTCATTTAGACCATTAATAATTTCGTTATACAACAAGCCTACTCTCCTAATATTGTCTCTTTTAAAAAATCCTTTCTCATTCGTGTCATTGTTAATTGAAGAGAGTATGTTTAGCATATCTGCTAATGTCAATTTTGATTTCAAACCAATTAATTGTATCCACTCTTTAGAAAGAACTTTAGGAACCTGGATAATCGGAATGTATTCACCACCCAATTCTATTATCTTATCCGAATTGGCAAAAACATCAGAAGCCAAAAGACAATTTTTCTTATTCGTAGGAATACATTGTTTTGACTTGAGATGCCAAAATATAAATGAAGGGATGCAAACTCTATTACTTTCAAAGTGCCCCCAACGCATTAAGTCAATTGATTTAAGAACTGTTGAATTTAATTTATAAACCCTTGCTTCACGCTTGGGTCCATGACTATTATACATTGTCAAATTGGGCTCAATTGAAAGGCTATATTTTGAAATCAATCTCTCCCAAAATATTGAGGAAAATTTAAATTGAGTTGTTTTGGTTAGGAAAGAGAAATAGGTAATATAAGCAGGATAGTTCTGAGGAAGGTTAGTATTTACCAAGTGTGGATATGTGTGCCCCTCTTTCCCATATTCAACGGCAGCAGTAAAAAACGGACCACCAAATTCATCATCCGTATTT
It contains:
- a CDS encoding AAA family ATPase, with amino-acid sequence MIINSNKHQNLIQDELTYQTNEFEKLLRKQAAKMFVDGQLYLCRYQGFDEARGNLIVKFDHKICLPPRKNEHFQCFVSEMQNDAVRNWGGLTYKDLRTKVNAQFESKTVFFTYEKDHSIVGLSGVKVEDVEKYQKDALVFLAPTDPPLNYLLNLLNFLKETPANSNEILSLDINEAKWKPIPLVVNEDIVTNIQTDLIQNEIIIIQGPPGTGKTYLMSQLCSAFLKTDYRILVTALTNRALVELAEKEHLKTGLAEGKIFKSALTADESKNKKIRGIKAFKSISQQKPQMLLSTYYIMSQIASKAMVDDHFDYIIIEEASQAFLSTIALARKLGKKCIIIGDIKQLEPIFHKEYAPEDINNYHWMVCGLKAISYYLPNTKQYILTDSYRLTQNSVDATNSFYSGMLKSKSDAQLPLNFSQFPLLKNTFQTNGGTSLKMFELPDGRIPSGECSKFIVELVNELKQYNAKAEIAVLAFNRDTIRFLQKEIFSKCSNTEDVLVETIDRIQGLTTDFCIFFIPTESIPFALQINRFNVATSRARLCTLLIADKDILHFTTISEEVSNYFKLILNIS